The genomic stretch TCTGAAGACCTACTCTCAGAAGCCCAATGTCTGCAACCTGGACATGCACATGTCTCCCTCTGACACCCAGGACATCTGGGGAAAGAGTGTTCATAGCCTCAGGTGAGAAAATTCTGTCTGGATCTGTCTGACCCAAAACTTTGTTTTGTCAGGAGAAAGATAGATAATTTAGAGTTATTAAATTGAATGATCCTTGACGCTTTGGCAATAATGTTCACCAGACATGCATGCCAATAAAGCATATTTAATTAAGAGCGAGAGATGCACAGCAACCACAATATTAACATTGGAATAATGagtaataataattatagcagtgggTATAATAGAATGATGTGAACGGTAGCAATAAACACAGCAGTAATGATAATAGAAATATGACCTATAACAATGTAAGTGTGCTATGTCTTATTCCCTCCACAGTTCTCCTCACTCTggaaagagagaaacaaagactcTACTTGACACGCTGCGCTGGGTCACTCTGGGATATCATTACAACTGGGATACCAAGGTAAGCAACACATCCTGCTTTGTTAGAGGATCCTTTAGGTAGGATTCAATTGATAGAGGTAGAGCTGTAAATGCAGAAATGAATACCAATTTTCTGAtcataaatatacattttatcagtatatttacattattttacttttatcacAAATTCTTTcaaacaattttattttttaaggatGTAAAATCCTTGAGGGTTTGCACTCATGTCACACTTTCAAGGGATACCACCCCCTTACTCCTACTGAGTGGCATAACTAACTTGGAAAGGCATTTGTTAAATGTACCAAACCCAGTCAGTGCTCTATGGACATTTCCTACAAATTTCTAAAtgtttatacattatatatagcTTCTACATCAGCGGACTAGCTACACTAAACAAAGTGGAGATCTGTGAAGATTTGCCCAATGGCAATTCCTGTCAATTAAACGTGTGTGCGATGATATGAGATGCTGATGGGCAAAGGGCAATTTGTATTGAGAGGGCTGCACAATCTGTGCGCTGTTATTGGCTCGGGGTTAGACTCAGTTGGGGCCCAAACACTCTTTGCTGATGCCCATAAACGTCCCGACTGaccaaaataaaagtaaaagagaGAATCCAGGCAGAGGCCAGGGTCTCTGTAGATacagacaccaccacacacttctAGTTGGTCGTAAGTGATGATTGAAAGGGATTacttttgtattagtctataaaTAGTTTGTTTCATATTATACCTTTTTAAAGTCTGTAGTCATTTCAGTATTTAGTAGTGAGTATTTAGACACATCAACTGTGAACTACCTGTGCCTAATTTAATTTTGGGCCAGTTAACTTTTTGAGAttgtggttttattttgaaagatgtGGCCAAAAGTCTTATTGTTGTTGTGAAGACTTCTGGTTGCCTgtggacaagtttgtgaaaatatatttaaaaaactgttatttaacatttcagACCTGTTAAAACATACGTCTTCACGTTGCTTTGTTGTTCCCTTCACAGATGTACTCTGCCAACCATTACACTCCGTTCCCAGCTGATCTCCACCTGCTGTCCTTCCAAATAACAGCCGCCTGTGGGTTTCAGGGCTTCAATGCAGAGGCTGGAATCCTCAACTACTACCGATCTGATTCATCTCTGGGAATCCATGTAGATGAATCAGAACTAGATCACAGCCGACCGCTGCTGTCATTCAGGTGAGAGGGGAGAATTGTAAGTAAAATCTGCTGAGAGGAAAGCGTTCTTCTATACATCTAGGATTTTACAATGCCAAGCAGTTATTTTGTTATTCGTTTTATTGTACCAATAATCCAGGATTTTGCAATATGGGAAAGAAAAAGACTCCATTACCTGGTGAACTACAGAACAATATTCCAACAGCCTCACTTTATAGCTTGTTGTCTTTTCTAATAGTTTTGGGCAGTCAGCCATCTTCCTCCTGGGAGGCCTGCGCAGACAGGACCCCCCAATTGCTATGTACATGCACAGTGGGGACGTGATGGTGATGTCGGGACAGAGCCGCCTCCTTTACCATGCCGTCCCGCGCATCATTTTGGCACCCCGGGGATGTACAGCTTTAGAGATGGAAGGCTGCAGCCTGGCCTCACCTCAACAGGACCACTCTGTGGTGGAGCCGGTGTCAGAGAAGGACTGGGCCGTGTGCTCCAGGTACATCCAGAGCTCCAGAGTGAATGTGACTGTCAGACAGGTGCTGGGGCCTGGCCAGAGCTTCCCAGACACACCATCTGCTCACCAAAGGACTGATGCAGGTCAGACAGTGGGCTACCATGACAGAGCATCAGATGGGGAGAgtgagaacagaaagaggagtaGTAGCTGTGACTCTGTTGATACTGCAGAGACATGACACAGACCACCTGCTGTAACACTCACTTCTTCTTTGAGTCAGCCACTTTCCGACTAGGTAGTTATattataggaaaagtccacttctaagcagttctactaactactctcccccaaaaccgttttttcaatttgcattcgcactggccaggtggccatagggactataggaggggtaagggagtggcCTAATGCAAGCACagcaacggtctttatagcgttaaaatcagaaaacaaatacaccaaaaaagtatgaactacatactaaatctaatgtatatagcatatttgtcataatttaaacaagtctccctctctctcccccgcctctaccgtgtgtgtgtgtgtgtgtgtgtgtgtgtgtgtgtgtgtgtgtgtgtgtgtgtgtgtgtgtgtgtgtgtgtgtgtgtgtgtgtgtgtgtgtgtgtgtgtgtgtgtgtgtgtgtgtgtgtgtgtgtgagatggccGGACAGCGAGGTTGTCAAGCCCGCAGGGCACGCTTGTGGAGATAACTCCGAAAACTCCGTCAACGGCCAAATAAAAGCCTgttatttacgagagcggtctgagagaccacCAGCTGACAGCGGGGTTTCTGAGCAGGACATGGCCGAGCAGCGAGCTTGCGGCTGAGGCAGGTGCCTGCCGActgtcgcctcacttcatggagcttctcacctccgaaaactttgaagcaaattgtcaattcggcatcaaTTTTTGCAAGACTGCCGATATTCGAAATGTTAACAGTTAATTTCTTGCCTAAAaagttgtcagaagtgaatttagtgataataagatggcgaaaattgttaaaattgtcccgttgttggtctgtctgcaCCGGAAACTCGACCCTCGTTGATCTAGGTCCCTAGTtgaaaagggaacagcgaaaagaccctgctctgaagtaggagctgaaagagttacaggaactgcagccagagggacttaaaaatccccaaattggtccattccgaacacgagaaaaaaagagttctaggaattttatatgagaggccgtataggaggtaattcatacttctgtcttacacacactatcataatcttgcatatacaccactatactcatacacacacactattataatcattttacatgtatgtatgagagggtatagttgtgtatgtgagagagcatagtagtgtgtgtgagagtatagtagtgtatgtgagagagtatagtagtgtgtgtgtgagagtatagtagtgtatgtgagagagtatagtagtgtgtgtgtgagagtatagtagtgtatgtgagagagtatagtagtgtgtgtgagagagtatagtggtgtatgtgagagagtatagtagtgtgtgtgagagagtatagtagtgtatgtgagagagtatagtagtgtgtgtgagagagtatagtggtgtatgtgagagagtatagtagtgtgtgtgagagagtatagtagtgtgtgtgagagagtatagtggtgtatgtgagagagtatagtagtgtgtgtgagagagtatagctGAAAAGGAAGTTGGTTTGATCAATCAGGAAGACAGTTTAAATTCTCACTTCCTCATTGGCTAAAGGGGCCATTTTAAATTATCATTATCTGGTGGGCTTGCTGCTTTGAAAGTACAGCTAGCACCAACTCAGAGGAACAAGGAACATTTAAATCAAGCAGCAGAAactttaaggaaaaaaacaacctttttggacaaaaacatttattcttattttatttagtttctttttcaaGGTCAGTTATTGTTTGTGGAAGTATATGGTTATGAGGAAAACATTGCTATTTTTTTCACTGATACACTGTGGTGTGTTCAGAGAATTGTGAGGTAAACTGACAATTTGGGCCATGAAAGTGTCATTTTGGAAAGATAAATTTCTGAGCTCAATGGTTATACTCTGACAATCTCTTTCTTGCTCTTGATTAACCAGCAGTTTGAAGAGGATGCCAATCAGGGAAGCTTTggtgtagagctgaagatctttgtccGAACACTATGGGACCTTAATTTCTATCTTTTTACACGGGCTCGCGCTCGGGGTTGCGCGCAACAGTGCAGAGGCAATGCAGAACATTTTAGTTAGGAGTGACAACGCTGAAATGAAtgaagacccccccccccaaagtacattttgagacttcaatgttgttgttccagaaaatgactttattttcaattaaacagcTATGAACAGAATTCTAGAAACTGTAGACCCACTAGCCAATGACATTCAATTATTTTTGAGCCTAGTGAACTCTATCAGTGAGCAACTTCATTAGTGTCAAGGCAAttaataaaggttaataaaagGCCATTGACAAGTTTCCTTTTCAGTCAAATGATTATTCCATTTTCAATTGTTTAAACAAgacattaataatgtattaggAAATGGTGAGTTATTAACAACGATGCCTCTTCAATTTAGTCAAGTTCAACAGGCAACAGattttaataatgtatattaaGGAGTTCTTGGAAGTCATTCCTGACCAAATCCCTGAgtgtttttaatgcaaaatcCATAGTTTCCTTAAAATCCTCGAATTTTTTCAGGACTGGCAACCGCAGGCAGTTAATGTATGTGTTTGCGGGGGGTAAATGACGGCCTTGTCTGAGGGGCAGCTCATGGAGAAAAACCACTGAAGGTAGTGGGGAGAAGCCCAGGGGTGGATTATCATTTGCTCCCGTCGTAAAGGCCAGGATACCCCCAAGTTGCAAGGGTCCCTCTTGCgctgaaaaagaaatacaccaaagaaaataaattaaacctagcatgtagaaaacttttaaaaaggagggaaagacaaagacagacagaagggcGTATGAAAAGATTTTTATTCCATAACTAGCAATAATACTTACCCTCAACATCCAGCAGGTAGTCCCTCCAAAATGCACACATTCCTCTGCCCTTCTTTTGTTCCTGCCCACTGCTGACAGTTCTAGTACATCCGCTGTGAGTGGGGATGGCTCGTGACAAAACAGCAGTCTGAAAGCATCTGGGGGCATTCTTATTGCATCAAGAACACCAAGGGTCTTCATCCCCTCCCTGAAcctgtaaaaatgtatcatgagaagatacaaatataatttttcaaaTTGGATAAATTATCACACAGCACATGAAAGGGATGACTTATAAGTTCAGTTTTTGATTATGCAAAAAGGCCTTGTCTTTGACCACTATCTAAAACGTGATGTTCTTtacgtttttaagattttaagatttaagaTTTTATATGATACATGCAAGCCTTTATTCGGAGTGTTTGGTTGTACactggcttttaaaaatatgttaaaatcttTCATTATTCTTAAACCTTGTAAGGTGTTCAGGTCTGTGGGACCCGTTGTCCCACAaatgatgctatttattatgtcttgtaactcaaactcattggccttggctcattttctttgaagaacataaaaaataacttattttcaattagTGTACACGGtacacccccctacacataactaatacaaatgaggtgttcgggtctactggacccaagtgtaataattgtaggtgctatgaaactttGTACCTGCTATTctcacacaaagttacaaaattgttacattttaagtactttcacctgttctgataatgactgatgataatgaatgaaaaatcttgtttccatttttttttttttaccttttttataattgaatttccttgtttactCACAAAATCATGATCATATGATCTCACAggagtaaatggcaaatatgaaccataaatgatgtatatatcattggtaattgagcttaaGTAAAcctttttacataatttttatggctgtattgatttaaaagcctaataatgtggtgggtccaccagacccggaacattggctgtggaacaaaaatatgaacaccttaGAAGGGTTAATTTTGTTTGCTAAAAAATTGAGTGACACAAACCTTTGAAGTGCTCCACTAACTCGATGAACCAGCTGAAACATGATGATATCCTCCACCAAGAGATCTTTGTCTTCTATGCGTTTCAAAGGCCTTAGACACCCAGCATTGGCCAGATAATctgtaataaatcattgtatagtatgaacaacacaagattagatatattcaacaaactgttctttactggaggccaggcctgtatgtgatgatgaaattaggtgatgcatgaatttatatgaatgacatcttttatttaactcctTTAATCACAGTAGTCTAtttagcactgaccaagcctggtttaaacattcatatgaaagtcagaaacaaatcacacagattgcagaaatataaaaacaaatatgtggcttcaCCACACTTaatcagggctctcaagttttgaagacaggcaagagtgacattctaaaatgcttaataagcacttgagagccctgcttagtagtatttagattattattcactgtaataaacatatgtaaacatgtatatTGCACTCgttactataataataatacattttatttatatacgcttttcatggtactcaaagacacacacaggctaaaTATCGCCACCCAGTCAGATGATTGCAActcagctagctagccagccgaTGGAA from Perca fluviatilis chromosome 20, GENO_Pfluv_1.0, whole genome shotgun sequence encodes the following:
- the alkbh1 gene encoding nucleic acid dioxygenase ALKBH1 — its product is MAKMAASLVESGEDAFRKMFRFYKRRNPPPDFSDVIDFSKGLSSDKIVPAILDPSAVSDVEAARVGLQSVRDWRAFSLQGYPGFIFISNPFLLGSQPFWVRQCLKTYSQKPNVCNLDMHMSPSDTQDIWGKSVHSLSSPHSGKRETKTLLDTLRWVTLGYHYNWDTKMYSANHYTPFPADLHLLSFQITAACGFQGFNAEAGILNYYRSDSSLGIHVDESELDHSRPLLSFSFGQSAIFLLGGLRRQDPPIAMYMHSGDVMVMSGQSRLLYHAVPRIILAPRGCTALEMEGCSLASPQQDHSVVEPVSEKDWAVCSRYIQSSRVNVTVRQVLGPGQSFPDTPSAHQRTDAGQTVGYHDRASDGESENRKRSSSCDSVDTAET